The Scophthalmus maximus strain ysfricsl-2021 chromosome 7, ASM2237912v1, whole genome shotgun sequence genome includes a window with the following:
- the mterf2 gene encoding transcription termination factor 2, mitochondrial: MLHLISTSLSLRCRHVAALPLHLRLCATLISGENQQTVQALYDLSVDIQKVRKLKGWVLHQSTAYTKEVSYLLKDMGAPGSIISRILAVYPEAVLCHPEQMQAQRELWMTVCPNQKELVGIIEKFPASFFTSSSHHDNQRHNIAYFQSLSLNKRIITKLMASAPRSFSQPVERNEVMVCALRQAYLELGGEEANVKVWLQKLLSQNPFVLLKPPEVLRRNLLFLRDVGFSTAELLHLVSKLKGFVAELNPDSMRRSLAYSQDTMGCSEAELRDIILNCPALLYYPEDILAERFEALLRAGISMSQIMDTPTVLELTTQIVDYRIQRLRERGYDVGAGSLEVLNGTKKNFEVNFGKLQLRRERPLFNPVAPLRGDD, encoded by the coding sequence ATGTTGCACTTGATCTCGACGTCCCTGAGCCTCCGGTGCCGACATGTCGCGGCTCTACCTTTACACCTCAGGTTATGTGCGACGCTGATTTCAGGCGAAAACCAGCAGACGGTGCAGGCCCTCTACGATCTCTCTGTGGACATCCAGAAGGTCCGGAAACTTAAGGGCTGGGTCCTGCATCAGAGCACGGCCTACACTAAAGAGGTATCTTATCTGCTGAAGGACATGGGGGCCCCGGGGTCCATAATCTCCAGAATCTTAGCCGTTTATCCAGAGGCAGTCCTCTGTCATCCGGAGCAGATGCAGGCTCAGAGGGAGCTGTGGATGACTGTCTGCCCCAACCAGAAAGAGCTGGTCGGTATCATTGAGAAATTCCCCgcctccttcttcacctcctccagccACCATGACAACCAGCGACACAACATTGCTTACTTCCAGAGTTTGAGCCTCAACAAGCGAATCATCACCAAACTCATGGCCAGTGCTCCGCGGAGTTTTAGCCAGCCAGTGGAGCGGAACGAGGTGATGGTGTGCGCCCTACGGCAGGCCTACCTGGAGCTGGGAGGGGAGGAAGCCAACGTGAAGGTCTGGCTCCAGAAGCTGCTGAGCCAGAACCCGTTTGTTCTCCTCAAGCCCCCGGAGGTGCTCAGGCGGAACCTGCTGTTCCTCAGGGACGTGGGCTTCAGCACGGCGgagctcctccacctcgtctCCAAGCTTAAGGGCTTTGTCGCCGAGCTGAACCCAGACAGCATGCGCCGCAGCCTGGCGTACTCCCAGGACACCATGGGATGCTCCGAGGCAGAACTGCGGGACATTATCCTCAACTGCCCCGCTCTGCTGTACTACCCTGAAGACATTCTGGCCGAGCGCTTTGAGGCGCTCCTCCGTGCTGGGATCAGCATGTCTCAAATCATGGACACTCCAACCGTCCTGGAGCTGACCACGCAAATAGTGGATTACCGCATCCAGCGACTGAGGGAGCGCGGCTACGATGTCGGGGCAGGAAGTCTAGAGGTGCTGAACGGCACTAAGAAGAACTTTGAGGTGAACTTTGGAAAACTACAGCTACGTAGAGAGAGGCCACTTTTTAACCCCGTCGCCCCTTTAAGAGGAGATGACTGA
- the LOC118315609 gene encoding uncharacterized protein LOC118315609 has protein sequence MTSLWCLGVLLVLLLLHQAHGEEPEPEPVFRAKGSVIEIGYCFGVDYIAVYRSFPEGDQLLGNSSANNTAGTPPADLQDRARLSQHHHLLGLQIRNLTRMDSGMYRRECWQNQKLVSQLTQQLSVCDEEVESEEIVVKEGAAAVELRCNSTSSGLEGTSVHWYHEMYPFYKLTRFLDSSVSLEPLVEEMKGVVEVRDGGALLVLDNRVLKKSQHFHCLVVEGKNCLSFQNMYLPDHTESKDIFASQGDRVVLKCPSDGNNQQWDTPLGKINGSSTRNSQVSISVGDESGDFSLIISAVTDEHSGEYSCISSSLELQYLLVLCPKKKMQDKVDFEGGNFSLECKVSQDDSHRVQWYHTDTSGEYKLIHDSNDKTVPGLEDPMGRVTVYNNGSLLTISSVEMKDAGVYWCVVLAAGGPIFLEDDDFKYDYNGEDTEVDEYGDEPYWDSTHRCILKQETVVTLIKSATFEPGTRNLDASPTADPSAASNVAAYAAGAGVAALVLVVGAIAAGIAVKKRRATSRLNADKGINLNEDPRCTQGLTSDECGA, from the coding sequence ATGACCTCTCTTTGGTGTCTTGGTGTTCTGcttgtcctcctgctcctccaccaggcCCACGGTgaggagccggagccggagcccgTGTTCAGAGCGAAGGGCAGCGTGATCGAGATAGGGTATTGTTTCGGGGTGGATTACATTGCCGTTTACAGATCTTTTCCGGAGGGAGACCAACTACTCGGAAACTCCTCAGCCAACAACACGGCCGGCACACCTCCTGCAGACCTGCAGGATCGTGCCCGCCTCAGCCAGCATCATCACCTGCTCGGGCTGCAGATCAGAAATCTCACACGAATGGACTCGGGGATGTACAGACGGGAATGCTGGCAGAACCAGAAGCTTGTCAGCCAGCTCACGCAGCAGCTCTCTGTTTGCGACGAGGAGGTTGAATCGGAGGAGATCGTTGTGAAGGAGGGAGCTGCGGCGGTTGAGCTTCGGTGCAACAGCACTTCCTCAGGTCTGGAGGGAACCTCTGTGCACTGGTACCATGAAATGTATCCGTTCTATAAGCTCACGCGCTTCCTCGACAGCAGCGTTTCACTGGAGCCTctggtggaggagatgaagggtGTCGTGGAGGTCAGAGACGGAGGGGCTCTGCTCGTGCTTGACAACAGAGTGCTGAAGAAAAGTCAGCACTTTCACTGTCTTGTGGTCGAAGGTAAGAATTGCCTCAGTTTCCAAAACATGTATTTACCAGACCACACTGAGAGCAAGGACATTTTTGCCTCACAAGGCGACAGAGTGGTGCTGAAGTGCCCCTCTGACGGTAACAACCAGCAATGGGACACACCGCTGGGAAAGATCAATGGCAGCAGCACGAGGAACAGTCAGGTGTCCATTTCGGTTGGTGACGAATCAGGCGACTTCTCGCTGATCATTTCTGCAGTCACCGATGAGCATAGCGGGGAATATTCGTGCATCTCCTCTTCACTCGAGCTGCAGTACTTGCTGGTACTTTgccccaaaaagaaaatgcaagaCAAAGTTGATTTCGAAGGCGGGAACTTCTCGCTGGAATGCAAAGTGAGCCAAGATGATTCCCACAGGGTGCAGTGGTACCACACCGACACGTCAGGGGAATACAAACTTATCCATGACTCAAACGACAAGACTGTTCCCGGCCTGGAGGATCCGATGGGCAGGGTGACTGTGTACAACAACGGATCCTTGCTCACAATCTCCAGCGTGGAGATGAAAGATGCAGGGGTGTACTGGTGTGTTGTCTTAGCCGCCGGGGGCCCCATCTTCCTGGAGGATGATGATTTCAAATATGACTATAATGGGGAAGACACAGAGGTTGATGAATACGGTGATGAGCCGTACTGGGACAGCACACACAGGTGCATTCTTAAACAGGAGACCGTCGTGACACTAATCAAGTCTGCGACCTTTGAACCAGGGACCAGAAACCTTGACGCCAGCCCCACAGCTGACCCGTCGGCAGCCTCCAATGTTGCGGCCTATGCGGCGGGGGCAGGAGTGGCGGCGCTGGTGCTGGTGGTTGGAGCGATCGCTGCGGGGATTGCAGTCAAGAAAAGAAGGGCAACATCTCGACTAAATGCGGACAAGGGCATTAACCTGAATGAGGATCCCCGTTGTACCCAGGGGTTAACCAGTGATGAATGTGGTGCTTAA